From Triticum aestivum cultivar Chinese Spring chromosome 7B, IWGSC CS RefSeq v2.1, whole genome shotgun sequence:
GGCCACAGGGATGTGGTGGTGTTCATAGTGGGCAACGTTTGTTTTCATGTAAGTTATGGTCGATGTAAGATAGGTAGTGGATGGGCATGTCATaagttttttctcccgttgcaacgcacgggcatatttcctAGTAACGTTTAAGCAATAAAGTGTGTCAACGTTACCACCTTTGCCTCCGGCTCGTCCACTTATGGCTGCTTGCGCGCGCTTGACCACTGCGTGGATGACCGGTTTGACTCCTTGTGTTTACGCTTCCTCTCCTTCTCGGTGCATCTAGCCGGTAGCGTCATGGGTGTAGGCGAGGCGGGCAGCGTGTCCGGTGCGTGTGGCTGGTGCCTCGGGCGCcatgaggggaggagaggagaatgTCATGTAAAAGAATAGGAGCGGAGGCGGAGGAGCGGTCTCACCCCGGGCGGTGGCGGCTGGGGAAATgggacgagggagagagaggaaattAATGGTGTGGCCTATTTTTAAGAGAACTAACAGTTGAATCCTGCTTGTCTTGTAGGCCAATATAATCCGGTTGACTTTTGTACCATGTCGTCCATGACAAATAGACCAGGCACGTTAGAATCGGGGTCAAATTTGACTTAATCGGTCATTACTGCAGTGATCTAGACGCTCTTATGCTATTTCTTAACGGAGGAAGTAGTTTTTTGTGACGAATAATCGTAAAGATGATAAATTTGGCTTGAACCATGATCATTTTGTTCTATCTGTTCCGATCATGGCCTAGTCTGTGTACCCGATTCCGTACTAGCTAAGGATTCATCCCCGGGTACAAATCGGAATTGCTCGATCTACTCTCCTTCTCCCGTTCTCCGTCTACCCAAATCCACACTAGGATTCCTCGCCGACTACAGATCAGTATCGGCGTGTCCCCGTTCAATATAAGCATCAGAGGAAGCGCCTGCGTCGGTGCACACAGCAAGCGATTCCGGTGTCGATCGTTCAGGAGGAGCAGAGGAGACACGCACGTATCAGCCACCCGATTAGAGACAAGCGCTCGAGCATGGCCATGGCCGTGGACGAGCAGCCGTCGCACCCGTACCACCGCTGGGGCCTGCCCCTCGAGAGCGGCACGGGGCACAGGTTAACCCCGAGGGCTAACGAGCCCATCTACGTCACGGACGTCTTCCTCGTCGACGCGGAGAGCGCCGGCCGCCAGGGTGCCGTGGCCGCCTGCGTCGAGATCGGCACGCGGGACCTCCTGCTCGGGCTGGTGTCGGCGGAGAACCCCCACGTGGAGCTGCAGACCCCGGTGATGCTGGACGAGGAGTTTCGCTTTTACGTCATGGGGCCCGGAGACGACGCCAACGCCGATGCCGGCACAGGCGCAGACACTGAAgacgatgccgacgccgacgccgacgcggcAGTCGTCATGTTCGAGGGTTTTCTTGTCACAAACACGGAGGAGGAGGCTGCCGACGACAAGGATGAGGAGTACGAGGAGAGGGAGGAGACCTACGGCGAGCTCGACCGATACGTGCCCAGGGCGAGCAGTGCCGGCGGCATCTCCAAGGACGCTCGGCAGGTTGTAGCCATAACTATAGCATTCTTAGGAATTCTGGTGTCTGTCTCTATGTTAGCATCCCTCGGATTGATAAAGTAATGGCGAACTCATCTATGGTTGAACTGCGCCGTCACTCACTCATACAGTATTTGATTTGAAGATGCATCCGTGACTAATCATTGTGTTTTACCAAAAAGGGGCAAGTGTTACGCACTAATGCTTGATCACTATTATTGCATTTTATTCTATTTTGCTTTATGGTAGGTGAACTGCCACAAGTTGAACTTTCAGATATCTGACATTTCATCGCTGTACAAAAGAGTAAATTCCTAAGCCGCTCCCGCTCCTATGGTTAGGAAATCGTAGTCCTTGTGAAGTCCTGCGGATATTGGCATGCATGCTCATTGTCCATGCCATGTTTTGGCAGAACTGATCGAACTTTGGTTATAGCTTATTCAACAATTAGCTATCCAACCCCCTTATAGCATCTCTAGATACTCTATAATTTAGATGAGAATACAGCCGAGTATTCTTTAGAGGAGTAATTTGCTTCTTTAAaagagtgtcattttattttattttttctttgcaATGAATCGGATATATTGAAAAAATTCACCGAAAATACAGAGTATCTCATACATAATAAAAGTTAAATCGATATTTTGGGAGCACCAAATGACCACTATTGACGTTGAAGCGAGCTGCCGACGCGCTAAAAAAAGTGTCCTTTCTAACCGAACTTAATGAGTGAAAATATTTTACTGCCAAATTTGTTTATAGACCAAAAACGTGTTATATTTGGGTTTGAGTGAGTACTGTATTATTTTATTAGATAACATCTTGGCCACATACTTCACCATTTTTTCACTAAAAGAACGGATCCAAAGAAAACTACAAGAAATATTACACACTTCAATAGAAACACAACTTCTCTAACTGTTCTTACTAGTCCAATCAATGCTTTCTGTCCCTTTTCATTGCCTATCTTGTTGCTTTTCTCTATGGGCTTCTCAAGCTTGCACACTTCTTTCTTTAACGGTCCTGATCCAAATAACCCTATTCTGGAACAGAGGTGATAAGAAAAATCTAATTCTGCCTCATGCTCCCGCGCTTGCTCCACCCTGACCTCCTCGCATACTCTGGCGGTGACGGTCGCACCACCACCTACCTCTGGTGCTGAACAGTCTGCCTCGCCTCACCAGCTGCTTGTCGACGCCCCACTGGCCTCCTTTCCTATCACCATCTCTCTCCACTAGTGAGGCCCCTCTCTCCAACCACTGCTGATGCATCACCTCCCAAGAGTTGTATAGAGGATTCAATTTGCCGGTCATTTATATATTATGGAATGTATATGAGTCGGTGGTCATCCGACGCTTCGGCTAGAAGGCGTAGTAACCACTACTCTAGCGCACATCTTCGTGAAACTttgagttaattgcacagaagtaccacaattcgggcattacatgcagattggtaccatgATTGCCAATTTTtgcgtgtcagtaccaacattggTCCAAGTTTTTGCAAATTAGGCTAAAACGCGTATTTATACGTATTGACGCCCGATCCGACAGCttgggcccacccgtcaggtgccacgctGGCCAATCGGCGCGTGCCCGCGCGTTGACTAGGACGAGCCGGTGCGCTGCAACCTGGTCCGGTCGCACCAGCTCCAGCCCGGCCGCAccattcccctcccctcctcctcgctcgtttcctccgtcgccgccgcccgcgtcccgactgccggccgccgcaccgccccgccgACGCCATGGTTTTGGAGGACGAAAGCAGCGACGACCATTCTAGCCTCCCGTACATGCATTCTTCCTCCACAGACGGTCTCAACGAGGTCAGtacagggttagggttagggtttcagaTTTGGGATTTCTTGATTTGGTTGATTTCGCTAGGTTCTGATTTGGCCATTGTCTTTGTGCGAGCTTCTGCAGGTCCCTTTCAGCATTGAAGATCCAGATTACAAGGGGCTTGAGCTGGATGTGATGTCTCCATGTGAGAAGCACGGCATGGCATCTAAGAGGCTTGTTGCCtttgaaggaacagacacaggcaaGAGGTTTTTAGCATGTGCACAGCCGGTATGGATTGTAGGATTGTAGGCATACTGATTTTTTTCTTACTTGGTCAGTGCCACTCTGTTTGCTGGAGCACTCTGCTTGCTGTCAACATTTTGGTTCATAGTGGTTAGAGTAGCTTATTTAGGTCAAGCATGAGTATATTTTGCTGGAGTACAATGGCATAGTAATCTTTGTTAATAGTGGTAGTAGAGTAGCTTACAAATGGTTGAACACTCCTTGATATGAACAGTAGAGTAACTAACCTAGTCAGTCAGCTACTCAAGTGGCTGCTCCTCTTGTTAAGTGTAGTGGTCTGATGCTAAATTTAGACATTATTTTTGGCAACTGCAGTGATTTTCTGTAATTACTTGCTGTATGAactgttttgttgttgttgttgtttttgcaggaaggtagctgtcggtgtcaaaaccggcggatctcgggtagggggccccgaactgtgcgtctaggcggatggtaacaggagacaagggacacgatgtttttacccaggttcgggccctctcggtggaggtaaaatcctactcctgcttgattaatattgatggtatgggtattacaagagttgatctaccacgagatcggagagactaaaccctagaagctagcctatggtatgattgttgttcgtcctacggactaaaattctctggtttatatagacaccggagagggctagggttacacagagtcggttacaatgggaggagatcttcatatcgtatcgccaagcttgccttccacgccaaggaaagtccctatccggacacgggacggagtcttcaatcttgtatcttcatagtccgggagtccggccaaaggtcatagtccggccatccggacaccccctaatccaggactccctcagtagcccctgaaccaggcttcaatgacgacgagtccggtgcgcaaattgtcttcggcattgcaaggcgggttcctcgttCGAATACTTCATAGaggatgttgaacacaaggatagtgtccggctctgcaaaataagttccacataccaccgtagagagaataatatctgtacaaatctaatctgctgacgcattccgtagcgtgacatcacaccacggccaagcctttatttgaatcattttactgttccacctcaacgcgtttagcgaggcggtttccttggcacgtcttgtcaaagcagagatcgtgtccccttattccgggatcctcatcaatacgggtgtgggtaaccaaaccgcgccattaaccatggcgcttgggggataagcgagttttattaggccggtgggggctcgtagtttcggccgcccatataaggggataaggatctaccctttccatttacgcctcttcctcctttgcttatccctccctgcgtactcgagctccagcgcccaagcccgcacatctcgcctcgacctactccaaccatgtccggagcgggaggcaagtggatggcctcctccgtcacggaggggcaaatcaaaaagctgagggaggccggatacctatctgacgacattgcgcaccggcttccagatgcggggcaactcatccccacccccaggccccatgagagggtcgtttttctcccccatttccttcgtggacttggatttcctcttcacccgttcgtccgggggctcatgttctactatggcctggacttccatgatctggccccaaacttcgtcctcaacatctcgacgtttatcgtcgtgtgcgaggctttcctctgcatccagccccacttccgcttatggctgaagactttaatgtcaagccgaaagtagtgggggccgccaagcggagtgcggaggtgccatggtgggccggatgcccaacgttacatggctcgagggcgccttcgtagagaccatcaaagggtggcaatcggggtggttctacatcaccgagccgcgtgaccctgaatgggcagcggcccccgaattccaatctggcattcccacatggctcatgtcctggaaagagacgggcctgtcgtggggtaattcaaCAGAAGTGACcacacttcaaacctgcatcaaagacctgattagcacgaaggttaaacttgtcaccgtagcccaggtcatgctcttccaccggattctcccgtgtcaacgacgggctttcaacttgtgggagtttgacccggcccagcaccagactctatcccggctcttcgacacaaagcacgaggatgcatggaaggtgctattcaagagctccgaggtctcgcctcccgtcaccgaggatcacggattctgcgccaagcgccaagccagcgtggtGAGCTAATTTTCCCATTGCGGGGtatctgttttccatagatttgattttatgcaggatctaaacccccatccctttgacaggactggcagaagagggCCAGAcagattaactgtccagctcctttgcccgaagacccagcggatgctcgtttaacgaagctgctggttccggcacctcacgtggtgccagagaagaaggccaagaagaaggccacggggactcaaaagagctcccggcgcctggtggtgtcggactcatcgcccgacgaccccgacgcaccctccgcctcggaagacaaggaggaggaagaagaagaagaaggctctccccctccaacggggggaggaaagaaaaggaaggctaccccaactggggaggccgagggggccaagaaggggaagacccttctgccggactatgcctccgatgccgaagacggcggggaggaatggccatccagggtcaagcccctggcaaaattgtaagtgtccggctacccaaATGACTCAAGGCGCCCCTCTATTATTCGATAGCTTCTGATGCTGAATTttaattatgcagtccacccagagttcagctcggcgattcgtcgagcggctctctgaattcgtcggatgtgaatagcgcttcacttccgacggcttcctccccactccctgcagacgacgccgaggcggagtcccaaaagggaccgaaccaggaggaggtggtcctggaggcgccccaaggcgacctcccggactccaggcccaaagggggcaaAGCcctggagggatctaagtccggccctgggccggacactgctccggaaccatcaacggttccagagtccgacgggcagcgccttcgtaagaagggcaagcctacgacatcGGCGGCCTCCgcccaaccagaggcgccggacaatttgctggaggtgcttaatggcgcctccatcgacgagggacaccgcactgttatgagtgcggtgattcagaaggttcagtccgccaagagcgggctgacagaagcctgtacaagcctgttaacaggctttgaggtatgtattcaaaacatataaaaatgttaccgcatagatagtagcccatgatgctcagtttggcgttcggaaagaaaatccgagctgaggatctaaaaagatatacgcaggagtctaacataaatgtgtcaatatgggaatgcaggctgcgctgctgacctctgccgcactgactgcggaggtcaatacattgaaggagagcctcgatcggtccgagaacaagctcggccgtgccaagaagcagctcgaggacaagaaGGGTATGtagtaccgcatgtaaatgtatatagaaatacttggttgcaaataatgacaggaccaacgtaaatgttgcaggggccacgaccgaggtggcgaccctgaaggaagcggtctccaaggccgaaaatagtgcggccttggagcgcaccgagcgagagaagtaggaggcacgggtggcggaggtgcggcaagagctccaggctctcgtggaaaaacacgagagtttagagcgtgactcgaagactcgagagtccgagctcgccttggctcttgagagtgccaaaacctctaaggctgaagcccagaaggccctccaggagatcgaggcgatgaagaagatagcggcgggtaaggcattctttatgcaaagcaagaatataaaagtaaattatctgttacttacccggatccggagctctccaggagcgttcaccaatctgccccgtagtgtatctgatgctgccgcgttctaccgagccgaggaggggagctcgatggaaaaggtgttctggtctcagtatgctgaggccgaacatccggtgcccctgagcgaccagctgaagcagctggtcgagctccataaggtggccgaacaggccatgaagggcctcgtagttcggttgtggcctggagaggccatgcctgggagctacttcggtctggtgcggtggctggtggacgcgtgtccgtggattgaggtcgtcaagcgctccgtctgtatcgaaggtgcccgtcgggcccttgcccgtgctaaagtgcactggggcaagctggacgctgagaagcttctgacggacgcgcccccgccgggcaaggagtatcacacgcccgagatgtattataagggcgtcctgaagggtgctcgccgtataGCGGACGAATGCACTAAAGATGTAAGTTTTGAGTAGGCTCGCATCTGtcatcctgtacgctgaaaactttgttcatatgcgctaagcaacgcttgtttatcaaatctgagagatgcaagtcatcggcttcgacccccacgccacgagtgctggggtgttcgggataaacctgagcgctcttgttcccattcttgggtccatctagggaggcgctcagcacaacgaaccaggccatcggacttatgatgctttatcactctcacttagccatagaattctataattttaaatttcaacgaagcccctagtattcggaagaccgagttcggggcgctatccacgcctaggccggataagtctggTTCCTCGCtgtaagcggcataagtctttaaggactcgaaaaacctcgcgaacagtgaccggtctctcgcactatcatgatggtcagttttagctttctctactgaggtgttaacccagctcaactggggcacaatcgcagtagttctcccagcactaccttagccaacattgcggaacgtaaggtaccaaaacatgggagccgggcaaacctaactattgaccaaagacatgattcagagccgatgcatatagtgctataagttcggggtgccgcactcgtgagagtgttcggtcttctcacaccatgttatggggtgcttaagcccctggtgtattggccgtaccaaagtgtacggttgcataatgtcatgactgaacatatatataaaaaggaatacaataatagatagaagctatgtattgtttgtTATTAAAAAAttgctgctatgaaagcagaacgatacaaatagtgcgataagcaagggatgggattatttaacatgtccccctccaggggcaagctgcgggattttaagtaaaaTAGGTagtaagctcgttatagagaccacctggacatatgGCGCAGCTTGTTCgcgccctggctgttgcatcgtgtgttcgg
This genomic window contains:
- the LOC123156946 gene encoding uncharacterized protein; this encodes MAMAVDEQPSHPYHRWGLPLESGTGHRLTPRANEPIYVTDVFLVDAESAGRQGAVAACVEIGTRDLLLGLVSAENPHVELQTPVMLDEEFRFYVMGPGDDANADAGTGADTEDDADADADAAVVMFEGFLVTNTEEEAADDKDEEYEEREETYGELDRYVPRASSAGGISKDARQVVAITIAFLGILVSVSMLASLGLIK